CGGCAGCTCGAGGTACATGGCGCGCGACCCCCCGGGCGCGTCGACGATCAACCGCAGCTTGCCGTGGTCGCCGGTGCGCAGCTGCAGTGGCACCTTGAAATCCACGCGCAACGTGTCGAGGTCGGTCTCGCCGGTGCCTCGGAAGACCGGGGCGCCCGGCTGCCAGTAGTCGAGGCTGGCCGTGCCTAGCTGGTAGTGGCGTTCGTCGCGGGACTCCTGCACCAGCAGGTCGTACGTCGTGCCGGGAAGAACAGACAGGCCCTGCTCCGAGAGCACGCAGACGACGTGCTCGAGGCGGCCGGTGCGCAGGCTGTCGGAGGTCGCGGCGTGCAGGGCGGTGCCGCCGGCGGGATTCGGCAGCGCCAGCGCCGGGTCGCCGAACAGGTTGTAGCGGTAGCTGTTGTGCATCATCTGGGTGTTGCCGCCACCGAGCCCCACCTTGGCCAGCCAGAGGGCCGCGCCCGGCGTGCGGTCGGGATCGACCGTGCGGCCGGGATAGAGGCTCGCGTAGAACCGGTCCGAGAGCGGGTCGTTGTAGATGACGTAGCTGACCTGGGAGGCCGCGATCGCCGCGATCGTGCCGCCGGCCGGCTGCGAGACGAACACCTCGGCCATGCTCTGGCGGACGGCCGAGTCGTAGATGCCCACGTCGCAGCTGAAGGCCAGGAAGATGCCGCGGCGCAGGCCGTTGTTCAGGCCGTAGATGTCGTCGGTCAAGAAGAGCTGCTCGTCGGCCAGGGTGTGCTCCGAGCCGTGGCCGATGTAGTGGAAGACCGTGGTGCCTTCGTTCAGGGCGTTCTTGGCCGCCAGCCGGGCCAGCGGCTTGTAGACGCCGCTGGGGGCGGCGGCGTAGTCGATCATCAGCAATTTATCAGCGTCGAGCGTCCAGGGCACGTACGTGTCGACCAGCTCGATCGCCTGCTGCGTGTGCACGCGCTCGAAATTGCCCGGGCTCGACGGCTGCGTGAAATCGTCAGCCGCAAACACGACCCGATTGCGCCAGGCGCCCGGCGGCGGCTCCATCTCGTAGGCGACGATGCGGTCGACCATGCCCGCGGCCTCGTCCAGGTCGCGGGCGGTGAGGCGGCCCACCGCCAGGTCGGGCACGTCCAGGCCCCAGACCGGGGCGTCGAAGGACACCAGGGCGTCGTCCGTGGCGTAAGGGTAGGCCGAGTAGTCGGTCAGCAGGTCGGGGAAGAACGTCCGCGTCCAGGTGGGCAGCAGGTCTTCGTACTGGTTGCGGTAGCCGCGGTAGTCGCGCGACGCGTCGCCCGCCAGGCAGACGTAGGCCAGGCGGCCGCCGCCTCGTTCCCACAGCCATTTCAGGAAGTTGCGCAGGGCGAAGGGGTCCTTCACGCCGGCGCCGAAGCTGTCGTACACGTCCTCCTCGTCCACGGCCACGGACACCGGGTCGTGGTCGACGCCGGGCAGGACGAGCGACCGATGGGCGGCCAGGCGGGCCGCGGGCGCGGTCAGCCGCGGGTCGTGCAGCACGACGTGATCGCACTCGCCCGACATGCGCAGCAGGTCGCCCGGCGTGCGGCGGCTGTGCGCGGCCGGGGCCAGGGCCTCGGCGTCGGCGAAGGCGACGAGGTGGGCGTCGGTCGCCGGATCGCGCAGCAGCCCGAGCGCGAGCCGGTTCGCCGCCAGGGACTGCCCCGTCAGCGCC
This genomic interval from bacterium contains the following:
- a CDS encoding C25 family cysteine peptidase, yielding RPRVLVTGTAWSIPPAAATDPAVAVRLDAVRTLRGVPVAALVVDPLAGGGLLAEITVAVDHAPSGESARALAAGTDGVGEAGDPFGAAAVLNPALYAALARGRSALPDAAADKDVGHPFLQTDHWIKLEISATGVHRITALHLALDGVGANSIDSRKLRVYRADITPLPEDGSLPGSWQDGWYAMSEVALQLEDADGTWDSGDALLFYAVGPDAWADRSVDGAARLDWREHPYAGRSVYWLTWEGYADASPLPGTPLRIATFAAPPGAAVADTLQKARHHFEQNVLEAYGRLQDDWAWDTAIFDRKIVPFSLPSAIAGSTMFLQVDVRSNHRFGEGSAELNTARTWINSGDQAGQDLDTTWTVRQEQDSLRIRLAGETTVVRNGPNTLTLSQESPDGSPSLILDSFDVMSWERLVKLSGQFDVTHWGEQVDLPGEAVDLVLTHPAGAAPACWDVSDPDAPRALTGQSLAANRLALGLLRDPATDAHLVAFADAEALAPAAHSRRTPGDLLRMSGECDHVVLHDPRLTAPAARLAAHRSLVLPGVDHDPVSVAVDEEDVYDSFGAGVKDPFALRNFLKWLWERGGGRLAYVCLAGDASRDYRGYRNQYEDLLPTWTRTFFPDLLTDYSAYPYATDDALVSFDAPVWGLDVPDLAVGRLTARDLDEAAGMVDRIVAYEMEPPPGAWRNRVVFAADDFTQPSSPGNFERVHTQQAIELVDTYVPWTLDADKLLMIDYAAAPSGVYKPLARLAAKNALNEGTTVFHYIGHGSEHTLADEQLFLTDDIYGLNNGLRRGIFLAFSCDVGIYDSAVRQSMAEVFVSQPAGGTIAAIAASQVSYVIYNDPLSDRFYASLYPGRTVDPDRTPGAALWLAKVGLGGGNTQMMHNSYRYNLFGDPALALPNPAGGTALHAATSDSLRTGRLEHVVCVLSEQGLSVLPGTTYDLLVQESRDERHYQLGTASLDYWQPGAPVFRGTGETDLDTLRVDFKVPLQLRTGDHGKLRLIVDAPGGSRAMYLELP